In Rhodamnia argentea isolate NSW1041297 chromosome 4, ASM2092103v1, whole genome shotgun sequence, the following proteins share a genomic window:
- the LOC115740977 gene encoding mitogen-activated protein kinase kinase kinase 1 encodes MESVASNSTPPSSRRHGHHHPSSELFGPSQPTVDRIVRAVSHHLLLLHRSESAFFVLGATGNVYTVSLSSSPSCTCPDRVTPCKHILFVFIRVLGVPLDDSCLQRRTLRPCQLQRLLATPSSPEAMAGPSLRERFHRDFFRGRARSDGAGPPEGVRVEDGAACPICLDELKEGGGERVVACGTCRNPVHEECLLRWKRSRGRRPAICVICRGRWRRAEQENPYVNLGAFVSEEDQGEIHPSNCRDLSIQ; translated from the coding sequence ATGGAGTCCGTCGCCTCCAATTCGACGCCGCCCAGCAGCCGCCGCCATGGCCACCACCATCCGTCGAGCGAGCTCTTCGGGCCGTCCCAGCCGACCGTGGACCGGATAGTCCGCGCCGTCAGCCACCACCTCCTTCTTCTCCACCGCTCCGAGTCCGCCTTCTTCGTACTCGGCGCCACGGGGAACGTGTACACCGTGTCGCTGTCGTCCAGCCCCTCGTGCACGTGCCCCGACCGCGTGACCCCGTGCAAGCACATATTGTTCGTCTTCATCCGCGTGCTCGGCGTCCCCCTCGACGACTCCTGCCTGCAGCGGCGGACCCTCCGGCCGTGCCAGCTGCAGCGCCTCCTCGCAACGCCGTCCTCGCCCGAGGCGATGGCGGGGCCCAGCCTCCGGGAGAGGTTCCACCGGGACTTCTTCCGGGGGAGGGCGAGGTCCGACGGGGCGGGACCGCCCGAGGGGGTCCGCGTCGAGGACGGGGCGGCATGCCCCATCTGCTTGGACGAGCTGAAGGAGGGCGGGGGCGAGAGGGTGGTGGCGTGCGGGACGTGCCGGAACCCCGTGCACGAGGAGTGCTTGCTGAGGTGGAAGAGGAGCAGGGGGCGGCGGCCGGCCATCTGCGTCATCTGTCGGGGGAGGTGGAGGAGGGCGGAGCAGGAGAATCCGTACGTGAATTTGGGAGCTTTTGTTAGCGAGGAGGATCAAGGTGAGATCCATCCGAGCAATTGCCGCGATTTGAGTATCCAGTAG